Genomic segment of Geotrypetes seraphini chromosome 4, aGeoSer1.1, whole genome shotgun sequence:
ggggggggggggttaaaaaatgtGTGCAATGGTCTGCAGTGCATCAGACCTCGCGGTCCTCAGGGATCTGAACTGcatatccttaaaaatctgaggtccatgccactgttagtctctggctctgacagacctctatgccATTTTagtcgctgacggatcctaatgcttttccctccctatgctgagactaaaagtggcacagacctcagggcaaaagttttgccgctagtctcaacatagggagggaaaagcattaggatctgtcagagctaaattgtcacagaggtctgtcagagccagaaactacaagtggcatggacctcagatttttaaggacgtgcggttttagatccgcgaggtctgtaaggtccgtgttttaccccttctcaAGGACCGGTGCTTTAGAGGAGCTCGTTGGTTAGAGTACCCAAGAAGGCAAGGGTAACCTTGTACCGTTGCTTCTCCTAGCAGGGGGGTTGTGAGAGAAGAAGAGAAAGCCTATCTTTCTTCCCCTTCTGGTTTATCCAAAGGAGAGGAAGGCTTTATTTTGCTGCTGAATCAAGTACAGTACTCAAGTCTTCCTTAGTGATGAGAGCCTTCCAACAATTTAACATGGCCTTAGGACAAAACGTGACTTTTTTTACATAGATTTCTGAAAAGTGAAACATCCTTTGTGACTATAACTGTGATGAGTGGAAGTGCCTTTTTCCAGGGTTAGTCATGCCTTTCTAGGACACGTGAAGTAAATAATAAAGAGCCTGTTCCTAAAacatttgcattaaaaaaaaaaaaaccacaaaacaatCTGATCTAACAAGAGCATGCAAACCAGACCAGATTTCAGGCTCCATTTAAGTGAATGAAGCTCAGAGCAAAGCAACTATCTTGAAACAGTTATTGTGAGCAGCTTCTTagaactacttttttttttcctctctcaaaAACCCTTCCCCTGGAAACTGAATTAGCTCTGTTAGCTTGAGAAACCGAAATGACAAGCAACATCGCTCAGATCATTGGACTGGTGCTGGGAGGCGTCGGCATGATCTTGTCAAACGTTGTCACAGGAATGCCTCAGTGGAGAGTGTCTGTTATGGCGGAAGGGAACCTGACAGCAAAAGGCGTCGATGAACGGTGGGCAACGCGATGGGAAGGCCTGTGGTCAACCTGTGTCAAGCGACAGGACGTGGGCCTCCAGTGCAGCAGCTACACGTCCCTGGGGTCCCTCACGGCCGACCTTAAAGCCGGCAGAGTGCTCATGTCCTTTGCGGTGGGGCTGACAGTTCTGGCTTGCGTTACGGCTCTCGTGGGCGTGTTGTACAGCCAGTGCTGCAAATCGTACGGCAAGAACTGCTTGCTGCTCACCGCTGGCGTCACTTACGTCTTGGCTGCCCTGCTCGTTTTGATCCCGCTGACCTGGACGGCCAGTAACATCATGCAAGAGGCGTACGGCCCACTGTGCAAGGGCGCCCTGCGCGTAGAGACGGGGGAGGCCATCTTTCTAGGCTGGCCCACGGTGCTCCTTCTCTTCGTTTCCGGAGCAATACTGTGTTGGTTTAACCCTTACACCCCCGAGGGATGGGCGTATGAAATGAGCGAATCTGGAGTGCATGAAGTTTGTGTGGCGGAAAGAAGGACTTCGAGTTTTATCCTCGAGTCAAGAAGTTAGTGCTCTGGAGCACCGAACATCAGCGTGATGGAACTTTtcaggcggtttacattaaattataattttctaCAATAGGAGAAATGATGTGTGCCATTTGTAACCAGTAAAAATTCTGGAAAAGTGAATTATTTAGTTGGAAAATGTtcattcttatttttcttattatGTATATAATGTATTCCTATTTACAATCAAACTGATATGAACTTTATTGTAAATATTGCTACTGTTAAATAGCCTCAGATCAAAAATTACAGTTTTGAAATTCTTTTGGTGTCAGTCTTTTATTTTCTGTAATCAAAAATGGGATCTTTTGCTCTGTTCCTGAATGCAGTTTGGTTTTGTTGTTTTCAGCCTGACAGGGCTCTCCCTCAGGATTCTCCTTCCATCAAAGGCAGGTTCAGTTGGGCTGTGGCACCATTAGCTTTAATTCATAATTATTTAGAAGTTTCTCCTAGTTTTATTAGTGCCACCTGTCTTAGTCACTGCAGTGCAAATCCTTGGCCAAAGGCTACAGACTGTGGCCTCCTCTGGAACCTGATATTCATACACCACAAATCCAGTCAGCAATAGTCACAATTAAGTAATAGCCGgtaataaaaactatactcttcaagaaatccctttataaagcttaataccatgataaagcttaaccctcCTCTTACCaacccctccctaaccccagatcctacttttccctcgcttggaaaccttctctgatctaacgttgtaacccttcttcataactctttttgtaatccgctttgaaccgaaagataatggtggaatagaaatctgtaatgtaatgtaatgtatataggGAATCCTATAACAGGGTGGCCTGGAGGGCACATGAAAGAACATAGTCACCTGCTTTCCTTTAtaggtatataaacacctaacaTTTAGGCAGTGACACTTCTGCCAGCAATAGAGCCTAAGGGCTGCAGATACCCTTGTAATTTtgtaagttatgcatgtaaatttaagCCCCCACCCAAGCTATCTCAGGTATACACCCCTCTGGCAATTATGTGCTAGATATTTAGATAATAATGCTTACAGAATTTAGCCAGTTATGTGCATATATGTGCATATATTATAGATGTCTGCATATATAGCAGTATATGCagacatctataataataaaacgctacgcgcgcatgcgcactctcgccgcgtgttccctgatccctgatctgtcgggatgtggcggcaagagtgcgcatgcgctagatggcgtGTTGTGAGGGGCCgggacttaggggaaggagaaCAGGCCCGGGATTCATCCGGCCACGGCCAGGCAAGATCCCCCTTCCCCGCCGCACAGCTACTCTTagatttacccttctcctccactgccaattccatagaggacatgtgagggaaggaggctttactagcacccgttaatgtaacgggctaaaaaactagtataagCATAAATGCCATTAATCTAAACATTTGCACATGTACAGAACACgaagacccagattctataaatgatgcctaaagttatgcacctagaTTGGTGCACTTGGCCAATCTAGACGCCTAgcttaattatttaaaaggcATAAATGGCTCTGATAATTAACAATTAGCACCTTTTGAGTGACATAAATTGTgtttaattggatggtaggcactGAATATACAGGTATATGTCGTGTGGTCACCTTGCCAGTGCTATCTATTTAATTTAGGTGTGCTATTAAGCAAGTCTCATCTAAATGGATAACTTATCAAAACAGCagctgaatatctcctctatccaGATAATGTTTTGTTCTGCCCTCACTCAaaccttcctctgtctctttctAATTGAGATACTGTAGTATTAGGCCATTCCGTCATGTTTTCAGTCTGATAGTATCCATATAAGATTTAAAAATCTACATGCAGAGATACTATGAGATCGACattagaacaaaagaacataagaatagtcatactgggtcagatcaatagtccatctagctcagtatcctgtttccacaggagccaatccaggtcacaagtacctagcagaaacccaaatagtagtgacattccatgctaccaatcccagggcaagtagtggcttcccccatgtctgtctcaatagcagactatagacttttcctccaggaacttattcaAACCATTTTAAATCCATCTAAGTTAATtgtgttaccacatcctctggtaatgagttctagagcttaactactTGTTgagcaaaaaaatatttccttctattggttttaaatgtatttccctgtaattacataaagtgtcccctagtctttgtaatttttgatggagtaaaaaagaatcgattcacttgtacccattctgcaccactgaggattttgtagacttcaatcatatctcccctcagcagtctcttttccaaactgaagagccccaacctcttttgactttcctcataggagaggagttccatcccctttatcatcttggttgctcttctttgtaacTTTTCTAAGTCCACTATATATGAATAACCAGATAAGAGAGGTTCTTATCTGCTTAACTCATGCTGACAGGACCCCAAAGGaatatgccactgaatatcccctctgAGTGCTAAAGCTGAAACCAAttgcagtggtacctcggtttacgagtgcactggtttgtgaatgttttgcaagacgagcaaaacatttgcaaaatcagcatCTCGGAAACCAATCATGCCTCGATTTGCAGGcggtgccctccccccccccccccccgcaatccggcaccctctccctcgcatgctcaaggcctgcgagttcacgctctctccgagattttcGGAGATcttggagagaacgtgaactcgcaggccttgagcatgcacagatgctcaaggcccagcaagaagaggaggccgatcttcaggcaccggcaccagatgacagtaagaagcggcgggggggggggggggtccaatcataggggggggagggtgccggatcgcagggggagcctttggggggagcaatgacggttctcgtggggggagggggatagagcagcgccactggcctcgggggatgggaacgtatcaaagcgagtttccattatttcctatggagaaactcactttgataaacgagcattttggattacgagcatgctcctagaacggattatgctcgtaatccaaggtatcactgtattgtGTGAGCAGTCTGCAGGTAGAATCAGGGCAGAGTCAATATTTAACCCTTAATTGGTTAAGTTAACTGgccaaataggaccacataaatagcagtcctatctttgaccAGTTAAGGGCACAATATTGGCACTTATCTGGTTAactgctggctggctgcctgcacacatctggatatttaatgctggtaCCTAAACATGTTCTGACATACCAGATAAGGTCTCTTCAAAGGAATAGTGGATAAATTAGTCTTACAATTAAGAAGTCGTAAAATTTGAACATGTACTTATTAAAAGAAGGGAAATGTTATGTTATAATAAAggatattaaaataataaaatcttagtattaaaaaaaatattagtatCCTTTATTTTCATATTATTTTTATATCATTTATTATAACACATAatcataggacccctgaggaagacattctgGTCAAAACATGGACAGTGTAGGGTCCTCTTCATTGTTCAAAGTTGTGGATTATCTTCTATACTCATAGTTGTGGATTACATTGTCATAATAATAAAGTCTACATCAGGAACATCTGTCTCCTCagtgtttttatttttggtcACCAGAAACAGCCCAGCATTGATTATCAGGGGTCAGCTCTGCTAACTCCCACAGTCTAAATGTGGGGCCCTTAATGATCTCAGTAACATGCATTTAAATGCTTTTTAATTTGTTCTGTGGTAAGGGCTTCTGTACAAGTTAACACTTGTGCTGAAACCCTTCCTGCATTGCTAAAACTATATTACAACCACATTAACTACATAGGAAATTTTCTGCATGTACCCCTTGACTATATTAGTCAGATTTAAAACAGGTAGCCTTAGGAAATGTTCACATGTAGGGGGATGTGGTTTGGCACTGAAGCGGAATGGACGCTTGATCTAATGGCTGTCTCCCTTCTCCGTTATTTTTTTCCTAACAGGATACACTTATATAAAACACGAGCATTTTATGAGTATTCATTACACGTATATATAGTGAGTATAATATAGGAGTTTAAACATGGCATCGGGAAAGCAAAGTAAGTTGGAGGTGGTTTTTGCAGCGGGTGGTGCCAAGAGGCTTAAACCTGACCCACTACTCCAGCAACCTTATTGacagtaaataaaaacaaattgttCTTGATTTTGTCTGGAGTGGCAATACAATCAATAGTTAAGAACTGGAATGATTTCACACTGTGGAATtttcatttttggtgggaaactgtaTCTGTATGTTTCTTCtatagcagtgtatctcaaactgtatgCCAAGGCACActtagtgtgcctcctgagattccaagtgtgccacagcacacttagaaggaagagaggcacctgccagctgacttccctacacggtacagtgccagcgctgcccgattcgccaaaggcctggatgtttcccctttctctctagtgtcctccggcttcccccggcctcccggtctcacctttaaagctaattacagcagcctgcagaggattgccggtaggtaaaatgattttattttcaatatagtgattgaaaagtggcagttttgagaatttatatctgctgtgcatattgtgtgtatatgaaaatgaatggaaaagttGCATTAcaaattagtaaaggggatgggatcttgggcagagcttgggtgggcctagggaggtctgtggttggagtactcagttgatatttgttagacttagagggtacttagcttgaagtagttgagaaaaactgctgtaggcaatcagctggcgccagtgcctctcctcttccctgctggcaccccctactggcgtctcagggcccatctggaggcctctgcacatgcgcggatgtcgacgtgatgatgtccgtgcacttctgggtgcctcaagccatggccactacctttagtgtgccccagcttgagaaagtttgagagacactgttctatAGGTATGAAGCTAACTTGGCTGAAAGATCGGGGAATATGACctcatttaaggatgtttggagcCCCTTAGAGGGTTTCATTAAGCAGTATGAGTGATGAAATGACTGGCCTGCTAGACAAACAGGAGGTAGGGTGGGGAGTTTGGCTTAGGGAGGGTGGGATGGGTAGATAATGGCATGTTTTTGTTATGAATTTCctaatatatgtatttatatatttataatatatttgtgCGTTGCATTTCTCTGTAagatgttaaaatttaataaagattaaactaaaaaaaaaggaaatgttcACACGTAGATTCAGTTTTCAAATGTACACAAGT
This window contains:
- the LOC117359686 gene encoding claudin-8-like — protein: MTSNIAQIIGLVLGGVGMILSNVVTGMPQWRVSVMAEGNLTAKGVDERWATRWEGLWSTCVKRQDVGLQCSSYTSLGSLTADLKAGRVLMSFAVGLTVLACVTALVGVLYSQCCKSYGKNCLLLTAGVTYVLAALLVLIPLTWTASNIMQEAYGPLCKGALRVETGEAIFLGWPTVLLLFVSGAILCWFNPYTPEGWAYEMSESGVHEVCVAERRTSSFILESRS